Proteins from one Acropora muricata isolate sample 2 chromosome 9, ASM3666990v1, whole genome shotgun sequence genomic window:
- the LOC136929360 gene encoding uncharacterized protein: MAEQQPQQVAVFIRQLVVSLIREIENCNGGRGNLDSVVYRTDWLYNCLVRYLGVNDSVSDQLVSLVRDAKDQLDVLVHQDTASYSYRVEQVPHGGRGRPKFVVSREQLQYLLERGFSVPDVAQLLGLSLRTAERRLQEFGISSGQFFTTIDNETLDRTVQTILRRFPSYGYRRMTGSLLSRGIKVQQVRIRESMRRVNPEGVLLRALTINTITRRKYRVYAPLALWHVDGNHKLIRWRFVIHGGIDGYSRMIVYLKANTNNTAATVFQLFLGAVETFGLPSRVRSDKGGENVDIARYMLSHPLRGPDRGSHITGRSVHNQRIERLWRDVFYGCTHTFYNLFSCMEDSGILDPSNEIHIFALHYVFLPRLNSQLTQFANGHARAPISTEHNKSPEQLWISGLMNVWSSDHPVAQELTMSEGDLAYYGVDWEGPAPSALWSGQLGDEELSIEVPQLRTLLQPHDRTQLSRTVDPLHESDDSGVDLYLQALQFISSCTQEG, encoded by the exons ATGGCGGAACAACAGCCGCAGCAAGTGGCTGTGTTCATTCGCCAGCTGGTGGTTAGCCTCATAAGGGAAatcgaaaattgtaatggtGGAAGAGGCAATTTAGATAGCGTCGTATATCGCACTGACTGGTTATACAATTGCTTGGTTCGTTATTTAGGAGTTAACGATTCTGTCAGTGACCAACTTGTCAGCCTTGTTCGCGACGCTAAGGATCAATTAGATGTTTTAGTCCATCAGGATACCGCCTCTTACAGCTACAGAGTTGAGCAGGTACCTCATGGAGGCCGTGGACGACCAAAATTTGTTGTCTCAAGGGAACAACTACAATATTTGTTGGAAAGAGGCTTTTCCGTTCCTGATGTGGCACAACTCCTGGGTCTTAGTCTTCGGACAGCAGAGAGACGGCTTCAAGAATTTGGCATTTCTTCGGGGCAGTTCTTTACAACCATTGACAACGAAACCCTTGATCGCACTGTGCAAACCATTTTAAGACGTTTCCCGTCGTATGGTTACCGCCGAATGACAGGTTCCCTGTTAAGTAGGGGAATTAAAGTTCAACAAGTTCGTATAAGAGAGTCTATGAGAAGGGTTAACCCTGAGGGCGTTCTTCTTCGAGCGTTGACAATAAACACCATTACCAGACGAAAGTATAGAGTATATGCTCCCCTTGCACTTTGGCACGTGGATGGAAACCATAAATTGATAAG GTGGCGCTTCGTCATCCATGGAGGAATCGATGGCTACTCCCGTATGATCGTCTATCTTAAAGCCAACACAAACAACACAGCGGCCACTGTATTTCAACTTTTTCTTGGCGCTGTCGAGACGTTTGGTTTACCGTCGAGGGTACGAAGTGATAAAGGTGGCGAGAATGTGGATATCGCCAGGTATATGTTGAGCCATCCCCTTCGAGGTCCAGATAGAGGAAGTCACATCACTGGCCGGAGCGTTCATAACCAAAGGATAGAACGCCTTTGGAGAGACGTTTTCTATGGCTGTACTCACACCTTTTACAATCTGTTCAGCTGCATGGAAGACTCTGGTATTCTGGATCCCTCCAACGAAATTCATATATTTGCCCTTCACTACGTGTTTTTGCCAAGGCTTAATAGCCAACTTACCCAGTTTGCCAATGGACATGCCAGAGCACCAATTAGTACAGAACACAACAAGTCCCCTGAACAGCTTTGGATCTCAGGCTTAATGAACGTGTGGAGCTCAGATCATCCAGTCGCGCAAGAGCTCACAATG TCTGAGGGAGATCTCGCATATTATGGAGTTGACTGGGAGGGGCCAGCACCGTCTGCCTTGTGGAGTGGCCAGTTAGGAGATGAAGAGCTTTCTATTGAAGTGCCTCAACTTCGAACACTGCTTCAACCACATGATCGTACGCAGCTCTCTCGAACAGTCGATCCGTTACACGAGTCTGATGATAGTGGAGTCGATTTATACCTTCAGGCTCTGCAATTCATTTCAAGTTGTACACAGGAAGGCTAG
- the LOC136929359 gene encoding uncharacterized protein yields MAEEGSSASGNSDGTNFSAVVSLLRQAESLLSSQLDRNAATVRPPSVETSTNSISTDRSLANFRSLFARYSAPPSSAAASLGQARASSAPPPKRKKTSVPFVVKETWTHEFFCLADHLQNKQPSRTEKFQLQEAGLGRKSVVFHRKDQALAFVEKLESVYPKLKEAGGFEILRSGPSNKDLLVINPPASGYSVPFLKESSGIGQALAYIRPLQRSLSLEPEQPHFKDLPCSYTQCPKVECIKCKLQLPVTEVREHQLVCSGAPSSRENLEPLLPEGPGVERCSKQSGKERPSSVLTENSVGMIEDHCAISSSVITEDLNNSAYALREVCPDATYKQIEQALSHNHGDVNLAAQELLGIPGVRQDDESSDNDSDLLVPVLPTKSTPEKMQPEQMLTPEDALEYFQKVNVRTNEPREHFVVSRMEGSEELKSDLLSLYKDPRKKLRALPKVRFEGEQGVGVGPIREFFVCALKIPQDGIQGEGRPMLFFEGECDHLLPVHNQIVQQMGIFTCIGRIIGHSILHGGPGLHGLSPVAKHYWSHGDLRSNPPPMELEDIADFNLREAIQELQQLKADEKISSALRENLDPYMMEAGLQPELLCGGRDVLIQGLLWYFVIDKRKRELDDIAEGMNAVSLQRFLIEQPSLLKIAFPSHAAMQISASQLLSKVSYDDASKDKNAQARVFFEQYVSEMAERNGGGPRLNDLCSFWTGWDSLPPRKEVLVVKFSSDDISKSPTSETCFLSLILPLGHNTYDEFRIAMDAAIKYGCKGFSFA; encoded by the exons ATGGCGGAAGAAGGATCTTCGGCGAGTGGAAACAGCGATGGAACGAACTTTTCAGCCGTCGTTTCCCTGTTGCGACAAGCAGAGTCGTTACTATCCAGTCAGCTCGACAGGAATGCTGCAACAGTTAGACCTCCCAGTGTTGAAACCAGTACAAATTCTATTTCAACTGATCGTTCGCTCGCGAACTTTCGGTCTTTGTTTGCCAGATACAGTGCTCCACCTTCGTCTGCTGCCGCTTCGTTAGGACAAGCAAGAGCGTCGTCAGCCCCCCCTCCTAAGCGTAAGAAGACCAGTGTTCCTTTTGTTGTAAAGGAAACATGGACCCATGAattcttttgtttagctgaCCATCTTCAGAACAAACAGCCTTCGAGGACTGAGAAATTCCAACTCCAAGAGGCTGGACTTGGACGGAAGAGTGTTGTCTTCCACCGTAAAGACCAAGCCTTAGCGTTTGTGGAAAAGCTGGAATCGGTTTATCCCAAGCTTAAGGAGGCAGGTGGCTTTGAAATTTTACGAAGCGGTCCATCCAATAAGGACCTCCTTGTGATAAACCCACCAGCGTCCGGCTATTCTGTACCTTTTCTCAAGGAATCATCTGGTATTGGACAGGCTCTGGCTTATATAAGGCCTTTACAAAGATCTCTGTCTTTGGAACCCGAACAGCCACATTTTAAG GACCTCCCTTGTTCATATACTCAGTGCCCAAAAGTGGAATGTATCAAATGCAAACTTCAATTGCCAGTGACTGAAGTAAGGGAACATCAGCTGGTGTGCTCTGGAGCCCCCTCCTCAAGAGAAAATTTG GAACCCCTACTACCTGAAGGTCCAGGAGTGGAGAGATGCAGCAAACAATCTGGCAAAGAAAG GCCATCTAGTGTTTTGACAGAAAATTCCGTTGGTATGATTGAAGATCATTGTGCAATCAGCTCTTCTGTAATAACAGAAGACTTAAACAACAGTGCTTATGCTTTGAGAGAGGTGTGTCCAGATGCAACTTATAAACAGATCGAACAGGCACTCAGTCATAACCATGGAGATGTCAATCTTGCTGCTCAGGAGTTGTTAGGCATCCCAGGCGTGAGACAGG aTGACGAATCTAGTGATAATGACTCTGATTTGTTGGTCCCAGTACTCCCAACGAAATCGACACCTGAAAAGATGCAACCTGAGCAGATGTTAACCCCCGAAGATGCACTGGAATATTTTCAGAAAGTCAACGTTCGAACAAATGAGCCGAGGGAACATTTTGTGGTCAGCAGGATGGAAGGAAGCGAAGAACTTAAAAGCGACCTGTTAAGTTTATATAAAGACCCTAGAAAGAAGTTGAGAGCACTTCCCAAGGTTCGTTTTGAAGGAGAACAAGGAGTTGGCGTGGGGCCGATCAGAGAGTTTTTCGTTTGCGCTCTGAAGATTCCACAAGATGGAATTCAAGGTGAAGGAAGACCAATGTTGTTCTTTGAAGGAGAATGTGACCATTTGCTTCCCGTGCACAACCAAATTGTTCAGCAAATGGGAATCTTTACTTGCATTGGAAGGATAATTGGTCATTCTATATTACACGGAGGTCCCGGTCTCCATGGGCTCTCTCCAGTGGCTAAACACTATTGGTCGCATGGTGATCTAAGAAGCAATCCTCCGCCTATGGAACTTGAGGATATTGCAGATTTTAACCTGCGGGAGGCCATACAAGAG TTGCAGCAGTTGAAGGCTGATGAAAAGATTTCAAGTGCACTAAGGGAAAACCTTGATCCATACATGATGGAAGCCGGTTTGCAACCTGAACTGCTATGTGGCGGCCGGGATGTCCTAATTCAAGGACTACTCTGGTACTTCGTTATTGATAAACGAAAACGTGAGCTGGATGACATAGCTGAAG GAATGAACGCTGTGTCGTTGCAAAGATTCTTGATCGAGCAACCGTCGCTGTTAAAGATCGCTTTCCCATCTCATGCTGCAATGCAGATATCTGCTTCTCAACTTCTGTCTAAAGTTAGCTACGATGATGCAAGTAAGGACAAAAACGCACAAGCAAGGGTGTTCTTTGAGCAATACGTCAGCGAAATGGCCGAAAGAAATGGAG GTGGACCTCGATTGAATGACCTCTGCTCCTTCTGGACAGGGTGGGACTCCCTACCTCCTCGAAAGGAAGTCTTGGTGGTGAAGTTTAGTAGTGATGATATAAGCAAGTCACCAACATCGGAGACATGTTTCTTGTCTTTAATCCTTCCGTTGGGCCACAACACTTACGACGAATTTAGGATTGCTATGGACGCTGCAATTAAATATGGTTGCAAAGGGTTTAGTTTTGCATGA